From Pseudomonas poae, the proteins below share one genomic window:
- a CDS encoding A24 family peptidase: protein MACVLGLIVGSFLNVLVWRLPKMLEREWRAQAHEVLGLPAEPAGPTYNLMRPNSCCPRCDHPIRPWENIPLLSYLFLRGRCAHCQGAISARYPLTELACGLISALVAWHFGFGWQAAAVMIVSWGLLAMSLIDMDHQLLPDVLVLPLLWLGLIVNGFDLLTTLPDALWGAVIGYMSLWTVFWLFKLATGKDGMGHGDFKLLALLGAWGGWQILPMTLLMSSLVGVFAGLILMRLRKTHASAPMPFGPYLAIAGWIALLWGGQITDFYLQSVGFR from the coding sequence ATGGCGTGCGTACTGGGGCTGATTGTCGGCAGTTTTCTCAACGTGCTGGTGTGGCGCCTGCCGAAAATGCTTGAGCGCGAATGGCGTGCCCAGGCCCATGAAGTGCTCGGTTTGCCGGCAGAACCTGCCGGGCCGACCTATAACCTGATGCGGCCCAACTCCTGCTGCCCGCGCTGCGATCATCCGATTCGCCCGTGGGAAAATATCCCGCTGCTCAGCTATTTATTCCTCAGAGGCCGTTGCGCCCACTGCCAGGGTGCGATCAGCGCCCGCTATCCGCTGACCGAACTGGCGTGCGGATTGATCTCTGCGCTGGTGGCCTGGCATTTCGGCTTCGGCTGGCAAGCGGCAGCGGTGATGATCGTGAGTTGGGGGCTGCTGGCGATGAGCCTGATCGATATGGACCACCAGTTGCTGCCGGATGTGCTGGTGCTGCCGTTGCTGTGGCTGGGGCTGATCGTGAATGGCTTCGACCTGTTGACGACATTGCCGGATGCCCTGTGGGGCGCGGTGATCGGCTACATGAGCTTGTGGACCGTGTTCTGGCTGTTCAAGCTGGCTACCGGCAAGGATGGCATGGGCCATGGGGACTTCAAGTTACTGGCACTGCTCGGTGCCTGGGGCGGTTGGCAGATTCTGCCGATGACGTTGTTGATGTCGTCACTGGTGGGCGTGTTTGCGGGGCTGATCCTGATGCGTTTGCGCAAGACTCACGCCTCGGCACCCATGCCGTTTGGTCCATATCTGGCGATTGCCGGCTGGATTGCATTGCTCTGGGGTGGTCAAATAACCGACTTCTATTTGCAGTCTGTCGGTTTCAGATGA
- a CDS encoding energy-coupling factor ABC transporter permease: protein MISAAVLAPETLGIGWLLYAPLLLWAILRSPWVELFADRRRQHLLFGTVFALFMLWLVRRDFDTGVSYHFIGMTAVTLLLDWPLAIVGGFAAQLGLMALGRQDLAALGVNGLLLVGLPVLVTEGCALLVERAQPRNPFVYIFCSGFFAAALSALLCLLAALGLLWFDGRFAMPEWLEDFIGYLWLIIFPEAFINGMVISALVVFCPEWLETFNRTRYLSAPWKDDDSQR from the coding sequence GTGATCAGCGCCGCTGTTCTGGCACCGGAAACCCTCGGCATCGGCTGGCTGCTGTACGCGCCGCTGTTGCTATGGGCCATCCTGCGCTCGCCTTGGGTCGAGTTGTTTGCCGACCGGCGGCGCCAGCACTTGCTGTTCGGCACGGTGTTCGCCTTGTTCATGTTGTGGCTGGTGCGGCGTGATTTCGATACCGGCGTTTCCTACCACTTTATCGGCATGACGGCCGTGACCTTGCTGCTGGATTGGCCGCTGGCGATTGTCGGTGGGTTTGCCGCGCAGCTTGGCTTGATGGCGCTGGGGCGTCAGGACCTGGCAGCCCTTGGCGTCAACGGCCTGCTGTTGGTCGGGTTGCCGGTGCTGGTTACCGAAGGCTGCGCGCTGCTGGTAGAGCGGGCGCAACCGCGCAACCCCTTCGTTTACATCTTCTGTTCCGGCTTTTTCGCCGCCGCGCTGTCGGCGTTGTTGTGCCTGTTGGCGGCGCTGGGCCTGCTGTGGTTCGACGGCCGCTTCGCCATGCCGGAATGGCTGGAGGACTTTATCGGTTATCTGTGGCTGATCATCTTTCCCGAGGCCTTTATCAACGGCATGGTGATCAGCGCCCTGGTGGTGTTTTGTCCGGAATGGCTGGAGACGTTCAACCGCACGCGCTACCTCTCGGCCCCCTGGAAGGATGATGATTCGCAGCGTTGA
- the yacG gene encoding DNA gyrase inhibitor YacG, translating into MSQPLTVDCPTCGAPVEWKATNLNRPFCSDRCKLIDLGAWAAEEHKIPVAPDAEDELFSEDLPPRH; encoded by the coding sequence ATGAGCCAACCCTTGACCGTCGACTGCCCAACCTGCGGTGCACCCGTGGAATGGAAAGCGACCAACCTCAACCGGCCGTTCTGCTCGGACCGCTGCAAACTTATCGACCTGGGTGCCTGGGCCGCTGAGGAACATAAGATCCCGGTAGCGCCGGACGCTGAAGACGAGCTGTTTTCCGAAGACCTGCCGCCGCGCCATTAA
- a CDS encoding DUF1780 domain-containing protein, translating to MDDSDYLRLLTVAAEQANAFLSNARKWERERWVCQRLLQGLNVPYRAEEFHAAGQEPPDVLFRDASFEVFFVLDEGRRLNDEWRDELLRRRSAFSLSQLVRREAKPRRIPAHEFLLRLAPTLRKKAHNYKERGMDLGELDIVAFTSLKREVLDLNSHFPPPTEYLRQGWRSLSLVGPTFARVLFAHPDAPDFLRNNLGRSIVFDVGISL from the coding sequence ATGGATGACTCAGATTACTTGCGCCTGCTCACCGTAGCAGCCGAACAAGCCAACGCGTTCCTGTCCAATGCCCGCAAATGGGAGCGTGAGCGTTGGGTCTGCCAGCGCCTGTTGCAAGGCTTGAACGTGCCCTACCGTGCCGAAGAGTTTCATGCCGCCGGGCAAGAGCCGCCGGACGTGCTGTTTCGCGATGCCAGTTTCGAGGTATTTTTCGTGCTGGATGAAGGCCGACGACTGAACGACGAATGGCGCGATGAGTTGCTGCGTCGGCGCAGTGCGTTCTCCCTGAGCCAACTGGTGCGGCGCGAAGCCAAGCCGCGGCGCATTCCGGCGCATGAATTTTTGCTGCGACTGGCGCCAACCCTGCGCAAAAAGGCGCACAACTACAAAGAGCGCGGGATGGACCTGGGTGAGTTGGATATCGTCGCCTTCACCAGCCTCAAACGCGAAGTACTGGACCTCAACAGCCACTTCCCGCCCCCCACCGAATACCTGCGCCAGGGCTGGCGCTCGCTGTCGCTGGTGGGGCCGACCTTTGCGCGGGTGTTGTTCGCGCATCCGGACGCGCCGGATTTCTTGCGCAACAACCTGGGGCGCAG
- the coaE gene encoding dephospho-CoA kinase (Dephospho-CoA kinase (CoaE) performs the final step in coenzyme A biosynthesis.): protein MTTSVATPWILGLTGGIGSGKSAAAQHFIDLGIDLVDADHAARWVVEPGRPALARIAEHFGAGVLQPDGQLDRAALRKLIFEVPEERRWLEALLHPLIGEEIRSHLARARSPYAILVSPLLIESGQYSMTQRILVIDVPQSLQIQRTLQRDGISEQQVQAILKAQSSREDRLNHADDVLVNDQDLAWLHSEVERLHHFYLTLRGGRS, encoded by the coding sequence ATGACCACTTCTGTTGCAACACCCTGGATTCTTGGCCTGACTGGCGGCATCGGCAGCGGCAAAAGCGCGGCGGCCCAGCACTTTATCGACCTGGGCATTGACCTGGTGGACGCCGATCACGCGGCCCGTTGGGTGGTCGAACCCGGCCGCCCGGCGCTGGCACGTATCGCCGAGCATTTTGGCGCCGGTGTATTGCAGCCTGACGGCCAACTGGACCGCGCCGCCCTGCGCAAGCTGATCTTTGAAGTACCCGAGGAGCGCCGCTGGCTCGAAGCGTTGCTGCACCCGTTGATCGGCGAGGAGATTCGCAGCCATCTGGCCCGCGCCCGGTCGCCTTATGCGATTCTGGTGTCGCCGTTGCTGATCGAGTCCGGGCAGTACAGCATGACCCAGCGCATCCTGGTGATCGACGTGCCGCAATCACTGCAGATTCAGCGTACCCTGCAGCGCGACGGCATCAGCGAACAGCAAGTGCAGGCGATCCTCAAGGCGCAGTCCAGCCGCGAAGACCGCCTGAACCATGCCGATGACGTGCTGGTCAATGACCAGGACCTCGCCTGGCTGCACAGCGAGGTCGAGCGACTGCACCACTTTTACCTTACTTTGCGTGGAGGCCGATCATGA